The proteins below are encoded in one region of Pelecanus crispus isolate bPelCri1 chromosome 4, bPelCri1.pri, whole genome shotgun sequence:
- the LOC104038698 gene encoding LOW QUALITY PROTEIN: ADP/ATP translocase 4 (The sequence of the model RefSeq protein was modified relative to this genomic sequence to represent the inferred CDS: inserted 3 bases in 3 codons; substituted 3 bases at 3 genomic stop codons), which yields MAGGRPGQCHAGGPISFGKDLLASSMAAAISKMAVAPAEQVKLLLQVQALSKRMRADQRSEGTADCFMRIPRERGFFSFWRGNLANVSWYFPTQALNFAFKDKYKQIFMSKVHDEKQFWKCFLVNLASXGTAGATSMCVVYPLGFTXTXLAADIGKGAAEQQFQGLXCIIKIAKTDGLPGRYQGFWFSVQGIIVYXASYFGCYDTIKGLLXNPKQTPFILSFFTAQVVTTWLGMLSYPFDTVRRRMMMQSRETECQCKGAVNRFTKIHEREELHAFFRGAFPNILHGTGGALVLVLYDKITGIFNLKISESSGSD from the exons atggcaggggggcggccggggcagtGCCATGCAGGTGGCCCCATCTCCTTCGGGAAGGACCTGCTGGCCAGCAGCATGGCGGCCGCCATCTCCAAGATGGCGGTGGCGCCCGCTGAGCAGGTGAAGCTGTTGCTGCAGGTGCAGGCCTTGTCCAAGCGGATGCGGGCAGACCAGCGGTCCGAGGGCACGGCGGACTGCTTCATGCGCATCCCCAGGGAGCGAG gatttttcagcttttggcGTGGCAATTTGGCAAATGTTAGCTGGTATTTCCCAACACAGGCTCTAAACTTTGCTTTTAAGGACAAATACAAACAGATTTTCATGTCCAAGGTACATGATGAAAAACAG ttctggaaatgttttttggTGAACCTGGCTT GGGGAACAGCAGGAGCAACATCCATGTGTGTAGTGTACCCGTTAGGCTTCACCTGAA CATTAGCTGCTGATATTGGGAAAG GTGCTGCTGAGCAACAGTTCCAGGGAC AGTGTATTATTAAAATTGCAAAGACAGATGGACTTCCTGGCCGGTACCAgggtttttggttttcagtACAGGGAATCATTGTATACTGAGCCTCCTATTTTGGATGTTATGACACCATTAA GGGATTATTGTGAAATCCAAAACAAACTCcattcattctttcctttttcactgcTCAAGTTGTGACTACTTGGTTAGGAATGCTGTCTTATCCTTTTGACACTGTCAGGAGACGCATGATGATGCAG agcagggagaCTGAATGTCAATGTAAAGGAGCTGTTAACCGCTTTACGAAAATACACGAGCGAGAGGAGCTTCATGCTTTCTTCCGTGGAGCATTCCCCAACATCCTTCATGGAACAGGAGGAGCCTTAGTGCTAGTTCTTTATGACAAAATTACCGGCATCTTTAATCTCAAGATTTCAGAGAGTTCAGGATCTGATTAA